The following proteins are encoded in a genomic region of Bernardetia sp. MNP-M8:
- the ettA gene encoding energy-dependent translational throttle protein EttA, whose protein sequence is MSTVDNKVIFSMAGVSKTYPPQKQVLKDIYLSFFYGAKIGVIGLNGAGKSTILKIIAGLETEYQGEVVFSPGYSVGYLEQEPKLDPTKTVKDIVQEGAQETVDLLKEFEEINLKFGDPEILDDPDKMDKLIEKQAKVQEKLDALDAWSLDTKLEKAMDALRTPPEDAIIGNLSGGEKRRVALCRLLLKEPDVLLLDEPTNHLDAESVHWLEHHLREYKGTVIIVTHDRYFLDNVTEWILELDNGKGIPWKANYSDWLDQKQKKMSENEKTASRYQKALQKELEWSRMNSKGKQAKSKARMSSYDKMMSEDQSQKEEKLEIFIPASERLGDVVIEANEVSKAFGDKLLFENLNFSLPKGGIVGVIGPNGAGKTTLFKMIMGTENPDGGTFKVGETVQIGYADQEHIHIDNEKTIFETITGGSELMMLGGKETNSRAYVSRFNFGGSDQQKKLKELSGGERNRVHLALTLKEGANLLLLDEPTNDLDVKTLRALEEGLDNFAGCAVVISHDRWFLDRVATHILAFEGDSQVRFYEGNFSEYMEDRQKRLGDEIPKRLKYKKLV, encoded by the coding sequence ATGAGTACAGTTGATAATAAAGTTATATTTTCGATGGCAGGAGTGAGTAAAACGTATCCTCCTCAAAAACAAGTATTAAAAGATATTTATCTTTCATTTTTTTATGGTGCTAAAATCGGTGTAATTGGTCTGAATGGTGCAGGTAAATCTACCATTCTCAAAATTATTGCAGGTTTGGAAACAGAATATCAAGGAGAAGTTGTTTTTTCACCTGGTTATTCGGTGGGTTATTTGGAACAAGAACCAAAACTTGACCCAACCAAAACAGTAAAAGATATTGTACAAGAAGGCGCACAAGAAACAGTTGATTTACTCAAAGAATTTGAAGAGATAAATTTAAAATTTGGTGACCCAGAAATTTTGGACGACCCAGATAAAATGGACAAACTCATCGAAAAACAAGCAAAAGTTCAAGAAAAACTAGATGCTTTAGATGCTTGGAGTTTGGACACAAAATTAGAAAAAGCAATGGATGCACTTCGCACACCTCCAGAAGATGCCATTATTGGTAATCTTTCGGGTGGAGAAAAAAGACGTGTTGCCCTTTGTCGTTTGCTTTTGAAAGAACCTGATGTTTTGCTTTTAGATGAGCCTACCAACCACTTGGACGCAGAATCTGTACACTGGCTTGAGCATCATTTGAGAGAATATAAGGGAACAGTAATTATTGTTACTCACGACCGTTATTTCTTGGATAATGTAACTGAATGGATTTTGGAATTGGATAATGGAAAAGGTATTCCGTGGAAAGCAAACTATTCAGATTGGTTGGATCAGAAGCAGAAAAAAATGTCTGAAAATGAAAAAACTGCTTCTCGTTACCAAAAAGCTCTTCAAAAAGAGTTGGAATGGTCAAGAATGAATTCAAAAGGCAAACAAGCAAAATCTAAAGCTCGTATGTCTTCGTATGACAAAATGATGAGTGAAGACCAATCTCAAAAAGAAGAAAAACTAGAAATTTTTATTCCTGCAAGTGAGCGTTTGGGAGATGTGGTTATTGAAGCAAATGAGGTTTCAAAAGCATTTGGAGATAAATTATTATTTGAAAATCTTAATTTCTCATTACCTAAAGGTGGAATTGTAGGAGTAATTGGACCAAATGGAGCAGGAAAAACAACCCTCTTCAAAATGATTATGGGAACTGAAAATCCTGATGGAGGAACATTCAAAGTCGGAGAAACTGTACAAATAGGTTACGCAGACCAAGAACACATCCATATAGACAATGAAAAAACAATCTTCGAAACCATCACAGGAGGAAGCGAACTGATGATGTTAGGAGGAAAAGAAACAAATTCTCGTGCCTATGTTAGTCGCTTTAATTTCGGAGGTTCAGACCAACAGAAAAAACTAAAAGAGCTTTCAGGTGGAGAAAGAAATCGTGTACATTTAGCCTTGACATTAAAAGAAGGTGCAAACTTACTTTTACTAGATGAGCCTACCAATGATTTGGATGTAAAAACTCTGCGTGCCTTAGAGGAAGGTTTGGATAATTTTGCAGGTTGTGCCGTTGTTATTTCTCACGACAGATGGTTCTTGGATAGAGTAGCAACACATATCTTGGCCTTTGAAGGCGATTCGCAAGTGCGTTTTTATGAAGGAAACTTTAGTGAGTATATGGAAGACCGTCAGAAAAGATTAGGCGATGAAATTCCTAAGCGTTTGAAATATAAGAAATTAGTTTAA
- a CDS encoding DUF3667 domain-containing protein produces the protein MPTQLPTKTVCLNCDYEVKTENKYCPNCGQENADKRISLYLLLKDAIATAFNFESRVFKTIPYFLFYPGKLTNEFLNGKRVRYMHPFKIYLLSSLLFFFVVIKLFTPSIEKAIRDISTTNEENPDSEITSNDSAITSNKIDPLKDLETGWNNYESNDSISEDSLVNTLSSQFAKKQIVIRDSLSKVIAAIREGKINDSTINIDSLENLVQDSAVLAETIMLFDNKVKEKQGKLHRFFRLIQDRRMTAESLLDSINIVAVGDNKKNVINMQFAEQLLKIGRNDPAIFLANIINNIGTLMFFTLPLLAFCFMPFYIRRKKYYIDHLIFTLHLQGFTFIILTLAALFFHWNFWIISLLMFLGLVIYVWLAFKNVYKQGFIKTTIKACIISMLYATILMFMLSINLLYSFFMF, from the coding sequence ATGCCTACTCAACTTCCTACCAAAACGGTTTGTCTTAATTGTGATTACGAGGTTAAAACAGAAAATAAATATTGTCCGAATTGTGGACAAGAAAATGCTGATAAACGTATTTCTTTATACCTTTTATTGAAAGATGCTATTGCAACAGCTTTTAATTTTGAGTCAAGAGTATTCAAAACCATTCCTTATTTTCTTTTCTACCCAGGAAAACTAACCAATGAGTTTTTAAATGGAAAACGAGTGCGTTATATGCACCCTTTTAAAATTTATTTGCTTTCTAGTTTGCTTTTTTTCTTTGTCGTTATCAAATTATTTACGCCAAGTATTGAAAAAGCTATAAGAGATATTAGTACTACAAATGAAGAGAATCCAGATAGTGAAATTACCTCAAATGACTCTGCTATCACAAGCAATAAAATAGATCCACTCAAGGATTTAGAAACAGGATGGAATAATTATGAATCAAATGATAGTATTTCAGAAGATTCTCTAGTAAATACATTATCAAGTCAATTTGCTAAAAAACAAATAGTTATAAGAGATTCGTTATCTAAAGTAATTGCTGCAATTAGGGAAGGAAAGATAAATGACTCTACTATAAATATAGATTCTTTAGAGAATTTAGTCCAAGATAGTGCAGTTTTGGCAGAAACGATTATGCTTTTTGACAATAAAGTTAAGGAGAAACAAGGCAAACTTCATAGGTTTTTTCGTTTGATACAAGATAGAAGAATGACTGCTGAATCATTATTAGACTCTATAAATATAGTTGCAGTTGGAGATAACAAAAAAAATGTTATAAATATGCAATTTGCTGAACAATTGCTAAAGATTGGCAGAAATGATCCTGCTATATTTTTGGCAAATATTATCAATAATATTGGTACACTTATGTTTTTTACGCTGCCTTTATTAGCATTTTGTTTTATGCCTTTTTATATAAGACGAAAAAAATATTATATAGACCATCTTATTTTTACGCTTCATTTACAAGGGTTTACATTTATAATTCTGACACTTGCAGCATTATTCTTTCATTGGAATTTTTGGATAATTAGCTTGCTTATGTTCTTAGGACTGGTAATTTATGTTTGGCTTGCTTTTAAGAATGTATACAAACAAGGGTTTATCAAAACAACTATTAAAGCATGTATTATTTCTATGCTTTATGCAACTATACTTATGTTTATGCTTTCTATTAATTTATTGTATTCTTTCTTTATGTTTTAA
- a CDS encoding tetratricopeptide repeat protein, translating to MERIEQLLKFLEKEPNDTFLLYAVATEYLKTDTQKAVSYYENLLQNHAEYVPTYYHAAELYTNLGNYEKANQMYLKGIEVCKTTIHKAQEQNIEIDKVTLKSLQELKSAHELFLMEFEDEF from the coding sequence ATGGAACGCATAGAACAGCTATTAAAATTCTTAGAAAAAGAACCCAACGATACATTTTTATTATATGCAGTTGCAACCGAATACCTCAAAACAGATACCCAAAAAGCCGTAAGTTATTATGAAAATTTACTTCAAAATCACGCTGAGTATGTTCCTACCTATTATCATGCAGCCGAATTATATACCAATTTAGGCAACTATGAAAAGGCAAATCAAATGTATTTAAAAGGTATTGAAGTTTGTAAAACAACAATTCACAAAGCTCAAGAGCAAAATATAGAAATTGATAAAGTAACTTTAAAATCACTTCAAGAATTAAAATCGGCGCATGAGCTTTTTTTGATGGAATTTGAAGACGAGTTTTGA
- a CDS encoding DUF1415 domain-containing protein — MNKIDIQKNTKKWFEEWILKLNLCPFAHSVYAKKEIRFEIEESDSFEKCIQKAVSEIELLQDNDNEQSQNYIDTTLLVFPNIFFNLFEKINNEENTLFNDFLDFVAVLDLYLEQNNLEEKFQLVAFHPNYIFAGEDINSKSHFTNRSPYPILHILREESVENAIINYNQVEAIPQKNIEKLEKMKDTDFEWLKFFSS; from the coding sequence ATGAATAAAATAGACATACAAAAAAACACCAAAAAGTGGTTTGAAGAATGGATTTTGAAATTAAATCTTTGCCCTTTTGCTCATTCTGTTTATGCAAAAAAGGAAATTCGTTTTGAGATAGAAGAAAGTGATAGTTTTGAAAAATGCATACAGAAAGCTGTTTCTGAAATTGAACTTTTACAAGATAATGATAATGAACAAAGTCAAAATTACATAGACACAACACTTTTAGTTTTTCCAAATATTTTTTTTAACCTTTTTGAAAAGATAAATAACGAAGAAAATACGCTGTTCAACGACTTTCTAGACTTTGTTGCTGTATTGGATTTATATTTGGAGCAAAATAACTTAGAAGAAAAATTTCAACTTGTAGCTTTTCATCCCAATTATATTTTTGCAGGGGAAGATATAAATTCAAAAAGTCATTTTACTAATCGCAGTCCTTACCCAATTTTACATATTTTGAGAGAAGAAAGTGTAGAAAATGCAATTATAAATTATAATCAAGTAGAAGCTATACCTCAAAAAAATATAGAAAAATTAGAAAAAATGAAAGATACTGACTTTGAATGGTTAAAATTTTTTTCTTCATAG
- the rodA gene encoding rod shape-determining protein RodA, producing the protein MYGSSSSSRSPFSQLDWMTILLFFGLLTWGWISIYAAIYDAEKTYTITQFLFKTNAGKQIVWIGLATMLALVLMLLDVRLFASVSPFFYIGTMALLVGVLLFGREVAGSKSWFDFGGIRFQPAELAKVGTALMIAFFLGNKRVSAEKWKYIGVLMVIIGIPAVLTILQGDTGSAMVFASFFIVFYREGLPSFIMVAGLSAILLLVATLVMLSDLWGLMQRIIVIGGTVLLCIQLIDFFRRRAEDRPKWFVFAIEIGLNVILLTIPWWLPVQEYQSEDIALIKSESFKQNLMWLSGVFAVWLFIKGIFSITIDKKYKPIWLVGFIVIAAVAIVGGLDFFVKDVLKEYQRKRLEVLVDPTQGKQDFGWQVYNSKSAISSGGLTGKGFLEGTHTKLNYVPDQSTDFIYCTIGEEQGWVGSFGVLVLFVLLFFRLIHVAERQKSKFSRVYAYGVVSILFYHFVVNIGMTIGLFPVIGIPLPFFSYGGSSLWGFTLLLFILVKLDMHRKIEVKID; encoded by the coding sequence ATGTACGGTTCTTCTTCCTCTTCTCGTTCGCCTTTCTCTCAGTTAGACTGGATGACAATTTTATTGTTTTTTGGACTTCTAACTTGGGGTTGGATTAGTATTTATGCAGCCATTTACGACGCTGAAAAAACCTATACCATTACTCAATTTTTATTTAAGACCAATGCAGGAAAACAAATCGTTTGGATTGGACTAGCAACAATGTTGGCTTTGGTTTTGATGCTTTTAGATGTTCGGCTTTTCGCTTCTGTTTCCCCCTTTTTTTATATTGGAACAATGGCTTTACTGGTCGGAGTTTTACTTTTTGGAAGAGAAGTAGCAGGGTCAAAGTCGTGGTTTGATTTTGGAGGAATTCGCTTTCAACCTGCCGAACTCGCCAAAGTAGGAACAGCTCTGATGATAGCCTTTTTCTTAGGAAATAAACGGGTGAGTGCCGAAAAATGGAAATATATTGGTGTTTTGATGGTCATTATTGGCATTCCTGCCGTTCTTACAATTTTGCAAGGAGATACAGGTTCTGCAATGGTTTTTGCTAGTTTTTTCATCGTTTTTTATCGTGAAGGGTTGCCTTCTTTTATTATGGTGGCTGGTCTTTCTGCTATTTTACTTCTGGTGGCTACACTTGTTATGCTCTCCGATTTGTGGGGATTGATGCAGCGAATTATTGTCATTGGAGGAACAGTTTTACTCTGTATTCAGCTCATAGATTTTTTTAGAAGGCGAGCAGAAGACCGTCCAAAATGGTTTGTTTTTGCAATAGAAATCGGCTTGAATGTTATTCTTTTAACTATTCCTTGGTGGCTTCCTGTTCAAGAGTATCAGTCAGAAGATATTGCTCTTATCAAATCTGAATCTTTCAAACAAAATTTGATGTGGCTAAGTGGTGTTTTTGCTGTTTGGTTATTTATTAAAGGAATTTTTTCAATTACAATAGACAAAAAATACAAACCGATTTGGCTTGTGGGATTTATCGTAATTGCTGCTGTAGCAATTGTAGGAGGACTAGACTTTTTTGTAAAAGATGTTTTGAAAGAATATCAGCGCAAAAGATTAGAAGTTTTAGTCGATCCAACACAAGGAAAACAAGATTTTGGCTGGCAAGTCTATAACTCAAAAAGTGCCATCAGTTCAGGAGGACTAACAGGAAAAGGATTTTTAGAAGGCACACACACAAAACTTAATTATGTACCTGACCAAAGTACCGATTTTATTTATTGTACCATCGGAGAAGAACAAGGCTGGGTAGGAAGTTTTGGTGTTTTAGTGTTGTTTGTTTTGCTATTTTTCAGACTTATTCACGTTGCAGAACGGCAAAAATCAAAGTTTTCTAGGGTGTATGCGTATGGTGTAGTTTCAATTTTGTTTTATCACTTTGTAGTAAATATCGGAATGACAATCGGACTTTTTCCTGTAATTGGTATTCCTTTGCCATTCTTTAGTTATGGAGGTTCGTCGCTATGGGGTTTTACGCTATTACTCTTTATTTTGGTAAAACTAGATATGCACCGTAAAATTGAAGTCAAAATTGATTAA
- a CDS encoding glycosyltransferase family 2 protein, giving the protein MLKISIITVVRNAKELFLRTLESVKNQTYKNIEYVVVDGNSTDGTKEIIEENQEFITTWISEKDKSLYDAMNKGLKLSTGDFVWFLHAGDTIPTPQTLENAINDVLNKETDFQKIDFIYGKVKIKHLDNTFTDYHKIAPTEKQLAKKGYKNFLEGMVICHQAMLVRREIAPLYDLDFRLAGDIDWSIRLFKEIEKRKTNKQEIRVKQTEIIIAHFLAGGISTSQKKKSLQERFKIFQKHIGFLGAVWQHFIIFGKRLFK; this is encoded by the coding sequence TTGTTAAAAATATCTATAATTACCGTCGTCCGAAATGCAAAAGAACTTTTCCTTCGAACGCTTGAATCTGTCAAAAATCAAACGTACAAAAACATAGAATACGTAGTTGTTGATGGAAACTCTACGGACGGAACAAAAGAAATTATTGAAGAAAATCAAGAATTTATTACCACTTGGATTAGCGAAAAAGACAAAAGCCTTTATGATGCAATGAATAAAGGTCTGAAACTTAGCACAGGAGATTTTGTGTGGTTTCTACACGCAGGAGATACAATTCCAACTCCTCAAACTTTAGAAAATGCGATAAATGATGTTTTGAATAAGGAAACAGACTTTCAAAAAATAGACTTCATTTATGGAAAAGTAAAGATTAAACATTTAGATAATACCTTCACAGATTATCATAAAATTGCTCCCACAGAAAAACAATTAGCAAAAAAAGGATACAAAAATTTCTTAGAAGGAATGGTAATTTGTCATCAAGCAATGCTCGTTCGTAGAGAAATTGCACCTTTGTACGACCTTGATTTTAGATTAGCTGGAGATATAGATTGGTCTATTCGTCTTTTTAAAGAAATAGAAAAACGCAAAACGAATAAACAGGAAATTAGAGTAAAACAAACTGAAATAATAATTGCTCATTTTTTGGCAGGAGGAATTTCCACTTCACAAAAGAAAAAATCATTACAAGAACGTTTCAAAATCTTTCAAAAACATATTGGTTTTTTAGGTGCAGTTTGGCAGCATTTTATTATTTTTGGAAAGCGACTTTTTAAATAA
- a CDS encoding carboxyl transferase domain-containing protein: MAESKSPDKTSTHSSPSKSEKENVQLNINEDANKQLVFQLQAKLDKVKLGGGQKKIDKHKSKGKLTARERINYLLDKDQEGNTTYFNEIGAFVGDDMYNEWGGCPSGGVVTGLGHVSGRLCVIVANDATVKAGAWFPITGKKNLRAQEIAMENRIPIIYLVDSAGIFLPLQDEIFADKEHFGRVFRNNAHMSAEGIVQVSAIMGSCVAGGAYLPIMSDEALIVEGTGSVFLAGPYLVKSAIGEDIDQETLGGASTHCEISGVTDNKYPNDEACLDAIRSIIDKIGEPDSAGFNRSEPKLPTKNMEEIYRLLPADRTKPYDMRDIIERIVDDSDFEEYKKEYGKTILCGHARIDGWSVGIVANQRTILKSGKKEMQMGGVVYSDSADKAARFIMTCNQKKIPLLFLHDVTGFMVGSRSEHGGIIKDGAKLVSAMANSVVPKFTIVVGNSYGAGNYAMCGKAYDPRLMLAYPTAKIAVMSGASAAKTLLQIKVGSEKAQGREVSKEDEEKLLAEITEKYEKQTTPYYAAARLWIDAIIDPLETRQIISMGIEAANQAPITKRYNVGAIQT, from the coding sequence ATGGCAGAATCAAAAAGTCCTGATAAAACTAGCACTCATAGCAGCCCTTCAAAATCTGAAAAGGAAAATGTACAGCTCAATATTAATGAAGATGCAAACAAACAGCTTGTTTTTCAACTTCAAGCAAAGCTAGACAAAGTAAAATTAGGAGGAGGACAAAAAAAAATAGACAAACACAAATCTAAAGGAAAACTAACAGCTAGAGAACGAATCAACTACCTTTTAGATAAAGACCAAGAAGGAAACACCACTTATTTTAATGAAATCGGAGCTTTTGTAGGTGATGATATGTACAATGAGTGGGGAGGTTGTCCATCTGGTGGCGTAGTTACTGGTTTGGGACATGTAAGTGGACGACTTTGTGTAATTGTGGCAAATGATGCCACTGTAAAGGCTGGAGCATGGTTTCCAATTACAGGAAAAAAGAATTTGAGAGCGCAAGAAATAGCGATGGAAAACCGAATTCCTATTATTTATTTGGTGGACAGCGCAGGAATATTTTTACCATTGCAAGACGAAATTTTTGCAGATAAAGAGCATTTTGGTAGAGTTTTTAGAAATAATGCTCACATGTCAGCCGAAGGAATTGTACAAGTTTCTGCTATTATGGGAAGTTGTGTGGCAGGTGGCGCATATTTGCCAATCATGTCCGATGAGGCTTTAATTGTTGAGGGAACTGGTTCAGTATTTTTAGCAGGTCCTTATCTTGTAAAATCTGCCATAGGCGAAGATATAGACCAAGAAACACTAGGTGGAGCTTCTACACATTGCGAAATTTCGGGAGTAACTGATAATAAATATCCAAATGATGAAGCATGTTTGGATGCTATTCGAAGTATTATAGATAAAATTGGAGAGCCTGATAGTGCAGGTTTTAATCGTTCAGAACCAAAACTTCCTACCAAAAACATGGAGGAAATTTACAGACTTTTACCTGCTGACCGTACCAAGCCGTATGATATGCGAGATATTATCGAAAGAATTGTAGATGATTCTGACTTTGAAGAATATAAAAAGGAGTATGGCAAAACTATTTTGTGTGGACATGCAAGAATAGATGGTTGGTCAGTTGGAATAGTAGCCAATCAGAGAACGATTTTGAAGAGTGGTAAAAAAGAAATGCAAATGGGTGGAGTTGTTTACTCAGATTCTGCTGATAAAGCTGCCCGTTTCATAATGACGTGTAACCAAAAGAAAATTCCACTTTTGTTTTTACATGATGTTACTGGATTTATGGTAGGAAGTCGTTCCGAACATGGAGGAATTATTAAAGATGGTGCAAAACTAGTTAGTGCAATGGCAAATAGTGTTGTTCCAAAATTTACTATTGTAGTTGGTAATTCGTATGGTGCAGGAAATTATGCCATGTGTGGAAAAGCGTATGACCCTCGTTTGATGTTAGCTTATCCGACAGCTAAAATTGCTGTTATGAGTGGTGCTTCGGCTGCAAAAACACTTTTACAGATAAAAGTAGGTTCTGAAAAGGCACAGGGAAGAGAAGTTTCTAAGGAAGATGAAGAAAAATTACTAGCAGAAATAACAGAGAAATACGAAAAACAAACAACTCCGTATTATGCTGCTGCACGCCTTTGGATTGATGCTATTATTGATCCATTAGAAACTCGTCAGATTATTTCGATGGGAATTGAGGCTGCTAATCAAGCACCAATTACGAAGCGTTATAATGTAGGCGCAATTCAAACCTAG
- a CDS encoding DUF5916 domain-containing protein, which produces MKHFYSSVFLTFCFYCFHFSIFCQTTPNQTESIINEKNIDSLATSPYRLSVRKTTAIRVDGALDEEIWQVSEVATGFVQNFPTDTLLALSQTEVRVAYDENYLYVAAICKGNPQKKYIISSMRRDYDWGQNDNFSVNLDPFGDGLNGVYFTVSPVGAQLEGLIFEGDRDASNWDNKWYSAVSDLPDGSWTCEIAIPFKTLRYPKDKSKWKVNFARNDAYRNEISAWIPVPIQFSTVSLAFTGELIFDENLKKAGSNISIIPYLAGSAAKDNINNTPYKTKGNIGGDAKIAVTPSLNLDLTVNPDFSQVEVDQQVTNLSRFEIFFPERRQFFLENSDLFANFGFSRMRPFFSRRVGIAYDTTINQNVQNPILYGARLSGKVNKDWRVGLLNIQTGQDKEKGIIGNNYTVAAFQRQIFSRSNIAGIFVNRQETGNETSDKPYTRMAGIDYNMQSKDSKWRGKVFYHHAFLPNETKGTFAHAAFFAYNTRKFYAAWNHELVGENYDINDIGYVLRKGLWRFEDWAGYNIYPKKGKIQRHNFYAYFNTYTDLNWKMTDRNISLEYNATLFNTSEFGAGVFNDYTYLFFSFDPTNSGGKQFEEGQEFTNTGAYVYFSSDSRKRFNLSTSASHSTYFTGTRFNVDGTIRYRFQPYGQIAVSFDHNIIDLPEPYNDANFWIISPRLDVSFTRSLFLTTFLQYNTQADNVNLNARFQWRFKPVSDFFLVYSENYLPESFGSKNRAIVAKISYWFNL; this is translated from the coding sequence ATGAAACACTTTTATTCTTCTGTCTTTCTTACTTTCTGTTTTTATTGTTTTCACTTTTCTATTTTTTGTCAAACTACTCCTAATCAAACAGAAAGTATCATAAATGAAAAAAATATAGATTCACTTGCCACTTCTCCTTATCGCCTTTCAGTTAGAAAAACAACTGCTATCCGTGTAGATGGTGCATTAGATGAAGAAATTTGGCAAGTTTCTGAAGTAGCAACAGGTTTTGTTCAGAATTTCCCTACTGATACGTTACTTGCTCTTTCTCAGACTGAAGTGCGAGTGGCATACGATGAAAATTATTTGTATGTCGCTGCAATTTGTAAAGGGAATCCCCAAAAAAAATACATTATTTCTTCCATGCGAAGAGATTATGATTGGGGACAAAATGACAATTTTTCTGTTAATCTTGACCCTTTTGGAGATGGCTTGAATGGTGTTTATTTTACAGTTTCACCTGTTGGAGCGCAATTGGAAGGACTTATTTTTGAGGGCGATAGAGATGCTTCTAATTGGGATAATAAATGGTATAGTGCTGTTTCAGACTTGCCTGATGGTTCTTGGACATGTGAAATTGCAATTCCTTTCAAGACACTTCGTTATCCAAAAGACAAATCAAAATGGAAAGTAAATTTTGCTCGTAATGATGCGTATAGAAATGAAATTTCGGCTTGGATTCCTGTTCCAATTCAGTTTTCGACGGTTTCATTGGCTTTTACAGGCGAACTTATATTTGATGAAAACTTAAAAAAAGCAGGTTCAAATATTTCTATTATTCCTTATTTAGCAGGTTCGGCTGCAAAAGACAACATCAATAATACTCCTTACAAAACCAAAGGAAATATTGGGGGAGATGCAAAAATTGCTGTTACTCCTTCTCTAAATTTGGATTTGACTGTAAACCCTGATTTTTCGCAAGTAGAAGTCGATCAGCAGGTTACTAATTTGAGTCGTTTTGAGATATTTTTTCCAGAACGAAGACAGTTTTTTTTAGAAAATAGTGATTTGTTTGCCAATTTTGGTTTTAGTAGAATGCGACCTTTTTTCTCTCGTCGTGTTGGAATTGCTTATGATACTACTATTAATCAAAATGTTCAGAATCCTATTTTATATGGCGCACGTTTGAGTGGAAAAGTTAATAAAGATTGGCGTGTAGGTCTTTTAAATATTCAAACAGGACAAGATAAAGAAAAAGGAATTATTGGTAATAACTACACAGTAGCTGCTTTTCAAAGACAGATTTTCTCTCGTTCGAATATTGCAGGGATTTTTGTTAATCGTCAGGAAACTGGGAACGAAACTTCTGACAAGCCTTATACAAGAATGGCAGGAATTGATTATAATATGCAATCAAAGGACAGCAAGTGGAGAGGAAAAGTATTTTATCATCATGCTTTTTTGCCCAATGAAACAAAAGGAACATTTGCTCATGCTGCTTTTTTTGCCTACAATACTCGCAAATTTTATGCTGCTTGGAATCACGAATTGGTAGGAGAAAATTATGATATTAATGATATTGGTTATGTGCTTCGAAAAGGTCTTTGGCGTTTTGAAGATTGGGCAGGCTATAATATTTATCCTAAAAAAGGAAAAATACAGCGTCATAATTTTTATGCTTATTTCAATACTTATACTGATTTGAATTGGAAAATGACAGACAGAAATATTTCTTTAGAATACAATGCTACTTTATTTAATACTAGTGAATTTGGAGCAGGTGTTTTCAATGATTATACATATTTATTCTTTTCCTTTGACCCTACTAACTCTGGAGGAAAACAATTTGAAGAAGGACAAGAATTTACAAATACAGGAGCGTATGTTTATTTTAGTTCTGACTCTCGTAAGCGTTTTAATCTTTCTACTTCAGCATCACATAGCACATATTTTACAGGAACTCGTTTTAATGTTGATGGAACGATTCGCTACCGTTTTCAGCCTTATGGACAAATAGCTGTTAGTTTTGACCATAATATTATTGATTTGCCTGAGCCTTATAATGATGCTAATTTTTGGATTATTAGTCCTCGTTTAGATGTTTCATTTACTCGCAGTCTTTTCCTAACTACTTTTTTACAATATAATACACAAGCTGATAATGTCAATTTGAATGCCCGTTTTCAATGGCGTTTCAAACCTGTTTCGGACTTTTTCTTAGTCTATTCAGAAAATTATTTACCTGAAAGTTTTGGTTCGAAAAACCGTGCTATTGTAGCAAAGATTTCTTATTGGTTTAATCTTTAG